The nucleotide sequence CGTGTCGTTTTGGCATTGGCTCTGGAAacattaagggaccaaagtgataccaaataaatacttaagggacgaaaagagcatttaagctttttttatcatcttcttcatcttcatcaaaaccttcatcatattcatcaattaaatccagaaaaaaacataaaataatcgaaaaaaactaaaaaaataaatatcaaatcaGCATATCCTTCAATCTTTCCTCTTCTGCGTTGAATCTCAAACTTAAAACCTCATGCTTTAAATAATCCTTTGTTGAATCTCAAACTCAAATCTTCTCCTCTTTACAACCAAGAAGAAAAACAGACTTTATTcacataaaaattattcaagCATCTTCATAATTGTTTTTCAACGTGttcataattataataaatttttatcatttctttAAATCATTCCTTCTCAATTGATTCACTTCAACCCAAATCCATAACCCCTCTTTTATTCAACCCAAATTCATCTTGATAAACAGGACATTGATTCATTTTCGAGTTCAATAACTCATCGTCAACAGTCATCGTCGCCATTTCTGGGAGGATCTAATATCCATTGTCGTTGTACCGCGAGGATCTACTATCCACTGTCGTTTTTCTAGATTCAAGGTTTtggtgagagagaaaaatggaaatGGTTTTAGGAAACTATGAAGAATAAGATTGAAGAAATGGTGGAATTTGATTATTGCGCTAATCACCATGCTCGTCCAATTCTTCATGATTCGTTGTTCATTCCTTCACACAcatcaaattatttaatttcctttcaacaatttaatttaGCATCTTTTTTTGGGAATTAAAGTTGCTGATATATGAGATTAGAGATTGAATGATTTTGGGTTCTaaattgaaaaagattttttttctaggttggtgtgttgttgatgatgaagatcatgaagaagaggatgaaaggagaaggaagaagagaaatagtataaaccctaacgtttttttgattttttttaacagaagggaccaaaacaggtaacggagataaatataaagtactcaaacaatcttttttttagttaagggaccaaagcaatatcaaataaatacttaagggaccaagagagcatttaagccttaatTTAACATGCTTGCATCATATGCTGACCGAGATGTACTGTTTGCTATATAGTGAGTATATTCTCTAATAAACTCGAGAATTTATGTATATGAGTACTACATGAACGATATTATAACCTGCAAAAATTAACACAAGAACAATATGCAATGAACGATGTTATACATTTAATTTAACTGTGCTTGAGATGGGCATgcaaattaatatatttgtattatgAATTGGGTGTTTAATGTTTGAGGCTCGTTGAATCCTTtatctatatatttataatagGCGTTGTTCGTGTGGTACAATTGACAGATAATTGAGTCTCTTAAGTATACGGTCATGATGACAGATAATTGAGTCTTTTAAGTATGTCGTCGTGATTTTGATTTCTATCTCATACGTGTGGAATAACACGTAGGGgttaaagaaaatattgaaatttgatttgttatcaacacatataaaaaatacttcattttgttttattcttgTAGCCTTAAAACATATTATCCTTTACAAATTTGCTATAGTAGAGACAGAACAAAAAGATAAGTATATTATATAGTTATGGGAAGAACATGATAGGCTAGTCCACTAACCAGCCTGACTTGTGTGGTTATTCCGTTTTGCTCTTTTCAAAATTGCCAAATGCAGACTCCACAACCTCAAAAGAAAACCCAATGTCTATGAGGTATATTTGTCGGTTCCCACTTCTAAACCCATTATAAAATTTGGTAATATTCATATAAAAACTTACCACATTCTCCACTATACAACTTGTTATTATATATAGTAACACAACCTTTCTTATTCTGCATGTATTTCATTCCATCCAGTTCCATTACCTTATAACTCAATTGCAACTTGTGTGTTCTATAGTGTACTAGTGCTCCTAGTCACTTGAACATAGAAAGTAGAATCTCCTTtggtttttctttcaacttcctCAAACTAAAGGTTACTATTTGTGACTTTATTCCTTTCATCTAGTTGTTTTTACACTTGACACTCACTAAGccaattaatttgtatctcatATTTTTCCTAATTTTTAGTAGAAACTATATTTAAAATGAAGCACTCTCCTATTTTAACACTATTATtctctttatattttcttactTCATTTCTTTCTATCCAAGCTAGACACCATTTCCATACAAAACACAAGCATTACTCACATTCTCATAATTCATCATCTGAAATTTCACTTCCTCCTGCTCCACTACCTTCACCAACTAGTAGTGCTCCTGAAGAAGCTCCTAGTGCTAGTGCTAGTCCTAGCCCTAGCCCTGAAGTAGCATCTGGCTTATTGGATGTAAGAAAATTTGGTGCCATTGGAGATGGAATAACTGATGATACTGAGTCATTTAAAATGGCATGGGACACTGCTTGTCAAAGTGAATTAGATCTTAATGTTATATTTGTTCCTCCTGGTTTCTCCTTCATTGTTCAATCTACTATTTTCACTGGTCCTTGTAAAGGTGGTTTGGTATTAAAGGTAATGTACCTGCAATTTTTAGTTACATAATTACTTAGGCAAAACTACACGAGttgctttaatttaatttaatttaattaaagtttcaattcctttttctttcttttttttcatgtcaaataagtcatttatctttaaaaaaaatattaacattgtTGAACTAACTTTCATTCTTAGTGTactttttgttacaaatttgtGTACAAGATCATTGCATGATGGAGTATATTATAAAGAATGCTTTATCACTTAGcaccacaccacaccacaatTAGACCCTCTTCGTTGGCAACAATGATTTCACAATCTCAGTTAAAAAGTTACAAACTAAGAAAGATCATGtcaattttgttgaattaaatattttaacaaccatTATAATGTAACTTAGATATTCTCTTTGAAGAATTGTAACAACCTTAAGTAGTTTTTTGGTAGCTTATATACATagatgaaaaataaagtttggTCCTACATTGTGaacatttttaaacataaaGTACTAACTTAACatacaaaaaaatactaatttaacacagaaaatataaaatgtatgCTTGAAACTTTAAATTAAGTCAAAGAAAACTGTACTTAATTAAGGTTAAGGTTCAGTAACTGATGACTTTGCTGGTGTACATGGAGAAGGTTGATGGAACTATTATGACACCTGATGGACCTGAATCATGGCTAAAAAACAACAGTAGGCGTCAATGGTTGGTCTTTTATAGAGTCAATGGCATGTCACTTGAAGGAAGTGGTACAATTGATGGCAGAGGACAAAAATGGTGGGACCTCCCTTGTAAGCCTCATAAGGTATTGATATATATAAGTAgaaattttaagtaaaaaatttaaattaaatgttgaTGCTTCAAACTTTAGTTGATCTCTAACAATAATTTCCATAGGGGCCTAATGGAACAACATTACCAGGACCTTGTGACAGCCCAGTTGTAAGTATTAAAAACCTATCTTGTGTATTTTATACAATATACATCTTCTGTTTGTGTAAATGCATTATggttaacaaaaaatatttgtatattgCAGGCTATAAGGTTTTTTATGAGTTCAAATTTGACTGTACAAGGACTTAGGATAAAAAACAGTCCTCAATTCCATTTCAGATTTGATGGCTGCCAAAGTGTGCATGTGGAATCAATTTTCATAACAGCTCCAGCACTTAGCCCCAACACTGATGGAATACACATAGAAAATACCAATGATGTGAAAATATATAATTCCGTAGTTTCCAATGGTTAGTCACTAAATAATCAATCCCCTAGCTCCTTTTACCTGTTGCAGCATCCAAAGGAATTAACAAAAATACTTTTTCATGAATTTTCCTTTTATAGGTGATGACTGTGTTTCCATTGGGTCTGGTTGCTATGAtgttgatataaaaaatatcacatgTGGACCAGGTCATGGCATTAGGTAAATTATtctctccttttttttcttcatgaaaaGTTACATTTAATAGTATGGATATGAGTTGAGTGCGGTCACAACCCCGTGGCCGCATGCAGTCAAgctcaatattttagatttCAAAGAATATGCGTTGAAATCTGGAATATTTGATCTTGATCAAACGATCTAGATGTGGTTGACTGCACTCACACCACGTAGAATCCAAATTTTCAATTAATAAGCTTTATACTTTATATATTGTTGTAATGGTACATGATTTAATGttatttcaaacaaaacaaaaaatctaatgttatttttattgtattttattcaGCATTGGTAGTTTGGGAAACCACAACTCAAGAGCATGTGTATCAAACATAACAGTGAGGGACTCAGTTATAAGGGTATCAGATAATGGGGTAAGAATCAAGACATGGCAAGGTGGATCAGGATCAGTATCAGGAGTAACATTCAGTAATATTCACATGGATACAGTAAAAAATCCTATTATAATTGACCAATTTTACTGCCTCAGTAAAGATTGCAGCAACAAAACCTCTGCAGTATTTGTATCAGATATAGTTTACACAAGCATAAAGGGAACTTATGATATAAGACACCCTCCTATGCATTTTGCATGCAGTGACTCAATCCCTTGCACCAACTTGACTCTCTCAGATATTGAGCTTCTTCCTTCTCAAGGAGATATGTTGAATGATCCTTTTTGTTGGAATGCTTATGGAAATTCAGAGACATTAACCATTCCTCCAGTATTTTGCTTGTTGGATGGTATTCCTCAGTCTATTCCAGCCAATGATATTGATCATTGCTGACCCTTTAAATTCTATAAAGtaaaaatgtgtgtgtatatataatttacTAGTGAATTAATTAaggaatataaataaataatatatatggtCATGAGACTCATGACTCATGAGTCTTTTGGTGTGATTGCTGAGGAGTTGTGTTTTAGATGCTCCTCCCCAATTGATAACTATGTATTGtatattttcaatttgaaaTGGAAGTTTGGTTTGGATTTGTTGCTTGAATTTGTGACTAAATAAATCTTGATCCACTATTGCTATTAGTGTCACTTATGGACCATGGCTATACATTGTTGTATAATGTTGATGTATAAAACTGTTTTAATTGAAAGGtgcgtttggtttgcaaaacagcaagtacaGTACAAAACAGTACAAGAAAGAACAACACAATATAAGGGAGAACAACACAGGACAAATTTTTatgacattgaataattttttgttttatacgatttttgagggacaaaatgttattttgatattttagacaacttgtacgtgggacaaaaagttgtgctgtggtttgcTGAGGGACAAAAATACCAGTTTATCCTGTCcttgaaacagttttacaaatcaaacactggacaactggaGTTGTTCTGtcttgtccttcattttttagcaaatcaaacgcatcCAAAATGCTGATATAATTTGAAACTCTTAGGAGATATCATTCAAATAGAGTGACATTGCTATACTCTGTATCGCTGCTATATGTTTCCATATTTACATTAGATTTTTCATTGTTTCTATAGGATTTATAGAattatacatataaaaaaagtaatgaatgGATGGATGGATGGATAAGAGATGTATAACATTAGTCAAATATATCATGCAGTCCTTTAAATTAGATACTTgtaacaaattaattttattttttaaaggaacaaATTAGTCTTTTATAACCTTTTAAACACATTTCTTAAAAGATGAATGTTAGtaacacacattttaacacatatttttcaacacactctctttgattggttaCAATTCACATAGGTCCCACCAAATCATATGGGTCCTATATAAATTTGGTGGGtcccatgtgaattttaaccaattaaaAAGAGTATGTTGAAAAATGcgtgttgctagcatttctctCGTTAAAAAAAGTGACATGTTCGCTATTCACACTACATGATAGGAAATGTATGTTTAGTCCATCCTACAACACAAACATGAAATCCTATGATTGGTCGAAATTTACTGAAACTTTGTCTACATTCATCAAGTCGCATAAATCCTTTAAAAGACGAGGAACACACatgtaataaataaaaggaaaatgctaacaaatgctCTTACGCATCCTAAAACAGTAACTTTTACATATGAAATTGTGAGGTTATgacttttacatgtgttttaaTTTTGGGTTCCTTAAATAATATCCttaagacacttgttagcaagaccctaaggaaataaaggaaaagacaatgagagatgaaaaaaaaaaaattggatgtgcaaaaggaaataaaataggatgccatttttttaaggttataaAAGACTATCCCAATACACTATCAAAAAATTTACTACACCTCACATTTTACTATATAACTCATAGAATTGAATTGGAGTAATCCCTCCCTCCCATACTAACTgagtcatttttaataaaaaaaaagtgtctcaaaataattgagtcattttattttttaatacaatattaattatttttttctttttataactctaattaatactactttcatcattcctaattc is from Medicago truncatula cultivar Jemalong A17 chromosome 1, MtrunA17r5.0-ANR, whole genome shotgun sequence and encodes:
- the LOC11412440 gene encoding polygalacturonase At1g48100, with product MKHSPILTLLFSLYFLTSFLSIQARHHFHTKHKHYSHSHNSSSEISLPPAPLPSPTSSAPEEAPSASASPSPSPEVASGLLDVRKFGAIGDGITDDTESFKMAWDTACQSELDLNVIFVPPGFSFIVQSTIFTGPCKGGLVLKVDGTIMTPDGPESWLKNNSRRQWLVFYRVNGMSLEGSGTIDGRGQKWWDLPCKPHKGPNGTTLPGPCDSPVAIRFFMSSNLTVQGLRIKNSPQFHFRFDGCQSVHVESIFITAPALSPNTDGIHIENTNDVKIYNSVVSNGDDCVSIGSGCYDVDIKNITCGPGHGISIGSLGNHNSRACVSNITVRDSVIRVSDNGVRIKTWQGGSGSVSGVTFSNIHMDTVKNPIIIDQFYCLSKDCSNKTSAVFVSDIVYTSIKGTYDIRHPPMHFACSDSIPCTNLTLSDIELLPSQGDMLNDPFCWNAYGNSETLTIPPVFCLLDGIPQSIPANDIDHC